A genomic region of Eucalyptus grandis isolate ANBG69807.140 chromosome 5, ASM1654582v1, whole genome shotgun sequence contains the following coding sequences:
- the LOC120293583 gene encoding L-type lectin-domain containing receptor kinase IX.1-like yields MRSFGRHKDQPQPPTTALVLLVLTISLLKPFSASALHFDNPCFMFPDGFDTHKHLAHQENASENGRLNGISDRATYSSKVHFRDKDTGDVADCVTQYTASSDSQQGNPLGNPLGSQQGNPLGSQQGNPLGIFASLSSTPIPVILNNSNCKGECEVYTVYVIMKPSESGPGCGGILFVQFSDRTLLGRPFGHLARPDSDCVAVNNNRHKNTWGIVVPFTNTHMNFRANVQWKIKKQMLGGSSSSITYDPRTKCLSVGWRDADGNSSNEIHRHYCTNSSRAYMPEMVGVCVIAPPESALEYRFTQIWELSSGSQLQVEKATDSWLKWPFTVVAGVVVLVAIIVAWVNYRSEVSSPETERGGEEGNLSTNLTKELKMFTLKEFSFKELMIMTDSFALDRTLGEGAFGIVYKGYMVDADAPVAVKILKSVSDRGIKDYIAEVKSLSQLRHRNLVALIGYCHEKDKFALVYEFMSEGSLGDHLFKDGPLLPWEKRYNIVLGLGSAVHYLQKAGNQCVIHRDIKSSNIMLNENFEAKLGDFGTARPVDRTRGPEATEAIGTNGYVAPEYGQTGESSKESDVFSFGVVLLEIVCGRIVFDSELGKQRLNLVQWVWKRYGSLSLAGRVVLSWRWRNKFLEVVDPRLGKDFDKKQAEALLIVGLWCAHPIAACRPSIEEAMAVLNLKAEPPKLPSKMPRFNVN; encoded by the coding sequence ATGAGAAGCTTTGGAAGACATAAAGATCAGCCTCAACCACCCACAACCGCATTAGTTCTACTAGTTTTGACGATCTCTCTGCTCAAGCCCTTTTCAGCTTCCGCTCTCCACTTCGACAATCCATGTTTCATGTTCCCGGATGGCTTTGACACCCACAAGCACTTAGCCCATCAGGAGAATGCTTCTGAGAATGGAAGACTCAACGGCATCAGTGACCGAGCTACGTATTCCAGCAAAGTGCATTTTCGGGACAAGGACACCGGGGATGTGGCGGATTGTGTTACCCAGTACACGGCCAGCAGCGACTCTCAACAGGGAAACCCTCTCGGAAACCCGCTTGGCTCTCAACAGGGAAACCCGCTCGGCTCTCAACAGGGAAACCCTCTCGGCATATTCGCCTCACTTAGTAGTACTCCAATTCCGGTAATTCTTAATAACAGTAACTGCAAGGGGGAATGCGAGGTCTACACTGTCTACGTGATTATGAAACCTTCTGAGTCCGGGCCCGGCTGTGGAGGGATCTTATTTGTACAATTTTCCGATAGGACCTTGCTCGGCCGTCCTTTTGGCCATCTAGCTCGTCCCGACAGCGATTGTGTTGCAGTCAACAATAACCGTCACAAGAATACGTGGGGAATAGTTGTTCCATTTACCAATACACATATGAACTTCAGGGCCAATGTCCAATGGAAGATCAAGAAACAAATGTTGGGCGGGTCGTCTTCTAGTATAACGTACGACCCGCGTACGAAATGTTTGAGCGTGGGCTGGAGGGATGCTGATGGGAATTCCAGTAATGAAATCCATCGTCACTACTGCACAAACAGCTCAAGGGCATATATGCCAGAGATGGTGGGTGTTTGTGTCATTGCTCCCCCTGAATCTGCACTTGAGTATCGCTTCACCCAGATATGGGAATTAAGCTCCGGTTCACAGCTCCAGGTGGAAAAGGCTACCGACTCTTGGTTGAAGTGGCCGTTCACAGTCGTGGCTGGTGTCGTTGTATTGGTGGCGATCATTGTTGCTTGGGTAAATTATAGGTCAGAAGTCTCCAGtccagagacagagagaggtgGAGAAGAAGGCAACCTTAGCACGAATTTAACCAAAGAGTTAAAAATGTTCACACTCAAGGAGTTCTCCTTTAAAGAGTTGATGATCATGACCGATTCTTTTGCACTTGACAGGACTCTGGGAGAAGGAGCTTTCGGGATTGTGTACAAAGGGTACATGGTAGACGCTGACGCACCGGTCGCTGTAAAGATACTAAAATCTGTTTCAGACCGAGGGATAAAGGACTATAtagcagaggtgaagtcattaagCCAACTTAGGCACAGAAACTTGGTGGCACTTATAGGCTATTGTCACGAGAAAGATAAGTTCGCCCTGGTTTACGAATTTATGAGTGAAGGTAGCTTGGGGGATCATCTGTTTAAAGATGGACCCTTGTTGCCGTGGGAAAAGAGGTACAACATCGTTCTAGGATTAGGCTCGGCGGTGCACTACCTGCagaaagcaggcaatcaatgcGTGATCCACAGGGATATCAAATCCAGCAACATCATGCTTAATGAAAATTTCGAGGCCAAATTGGGAGATTTCGGCACGGCTAGGCCAGTTGACCGCACCAGAGGGCCAGAAGCAACCGAAGCGATAGGAACAAATGGTTATGTGGCTCCCGAGTACGGCCAGACTGGTGAGTCAAGTAAAGAATCTGATGTCTTTAGTTTTGGAGTTGTCCTTTTAGAAATAGTTTGCGGGAGAATAGTCTTCGACTCGGAACTGGGAAAGCAACGCCTGAACCTTGTCCAGTGGGTTTGGAAGCGTTATGGGAGCCTGAGCTTGGCTGGGCGCGTGGTTTTGAGCTGGCGCTGGCGCAACAAGTTTCTCGAAGTGGTGGACCCGAGGCTCGGCAAGGATTTTGACAAGAAACAGGCGGAGGCCTTGTTGATTGTGGGGCTGTGGTGTGCTCACCCCATTGCTGCGTGTCGGCCGTCGATTGAAGAGGCAATGGCCGTTTTGAACTTGAAGGCAGAGCCTCCAAAACTCCCCTCGAAGATGCCAAGGTTCAACGTTAATTGA